The DNA region GATATGGGTCgccccttcttcttgcgccaaaGATCTTACCATTTCCGAAGGAACTGGGGCTACATTTCTTTTCAATTTCCATTCAAGAGTTTCTATCTGTTTCCACGCCCTTTTCTTGAGACCTCGAAACATGAGGACAAATTACTTCTCTTAGGAACAcatacaagaaaaaggataaCGGTAGCCCTCCCATTAACTACTTCATTTTCATTTATGAATTTCATagtaatagaaatccatgtccTACCGAGACAGAATTTAGAACTTGCTATCCTCTTGCCTAATAGGCAAAGATTGACCTCTGTAGAAAGACTGATTCATTCGGATCGATATGAGGACCCAACTCCGTTGCATTGCCAGAATCCATGTTCCATATTTGAAGCGGGTTGACCTCCGTGCTTCTCTCATGGTACAATCCTCTTCCTGCTGAGCCCCCTTTCTCCTCGGTCCACAGAGAAAAAAATGTAGGACTGGTGCCGACAGTTCATCACGGAAGAAAGAACTCACAGAGCCGGGATCGGTAACTAATAGAATAGTactactaactaatactaatatatagaaatagatatctagaaatagaaacgaactaatatatagataatcgaaattgaaaagaactgtcTTTTCTGTATACTTTCCCCGTTCTATTGCTACCGCGGGTCTTATGCAATCGATCGGATCATATAGATATCCCTTCAACACAACATAGGTCATCGAAAAGATCTCGGACAACTCACCAAAGCACGAAAGCCAGTTAGAAAATGGATTCCTATTTGAAGAGTGCCTAACCGCATGGATAAGCTCACATTAACCCGTCAATTTTGGATCCAATTCGGGATTTTTCTTGGGAAGTTTCGGGAAGAAATTGGAATGGAATAATATAGATTCATACAGAGGAAAAGGTTCTCTATTGATGCAAACGCTGTACCTAGAGGATAGGGATAGAGGAAGAGGGAAAAAtcgaaatgaaataaataaagaaTAAAGCCAAAAAAATAAGTCGAAGATAGAAGAGCCCAGATTCCAAATGAAGAAATGGAAACTCGAAAAGGATCCTTCTGATTCTCAAAGAATGAGGGGCAAGGGGATTGATACCGAGAAAGATTTCTTCTTATTATAAGACGTGATTTGATCCGCATATGTTTGGTAAAAGAACAATCTTCTCCTTTAATCATATCATAAATGGAAAGTGTTCAATTAGAACATGAAAACGTGACTCAATTGGTCTTAGTTAGTCTTCGGGACGGAGTGGAAGAAGGGCGGAGACTCTCGAACGAGGAAAAGGATCCCTTCgaaagaattgaccgaggagccgtATGAGGTGAAAATCTCATGTACGGTTCTGTAAAGGGACAGTAAGGGTGACTTATCTGTCGACTTTTCCACTATCAACCCCAAAAAACCCAACTCTGCCTTACGTAAAGTTGCCAGAGTACGATTAACCTCTGGATTTGAAATCACTGCTTATATACCTGGTATTGGCCATAATTTACAAGAACATTCTGTAGTATTAGTAAGAGGAGGAAGGGTTAAGGATTTACCCGGTGTGAGATATCGCATTATTCGAGGAACCCTAGATGCTGTCGCAGTAAAGAATCGTCAACAAGGGCGTTCTAGTGCGTTGTAGATTCTTATCCAAGACTTGTATCATTTGATGATGCCATGTGAATCGCTAGAAACATGTGAAGTGTATGGCTAACCCAATAACGAAAGTTTCGTAAGGGGACTGGAGCAGGCTACCATGAGACAAAAGATCCTCTTTCTAAAGAGATTCGATTCGGAACTCTTATATGTCCAAGGTCAATATGGAAATTCTTTCAGAGGTTTTCCCTTACTTTGTCCGTGTCAACAAACAATTCGAAATACCTCGACTTTTTCAGAACAGGTCCGAGTCAAATAGCAATGATTCGAAGCACTTCTTTTTCCATTACACTATTTCGGAAACCTAAGGACTCGATCGTATGGATATGGAAAATACAGGATTTCCGATCCTAGCGGGAAAAGGAGGGAAACGGATACTCAATTTAAAGTGAGTAAACAGAATTCCATACTCGATCTCATAGATCCCTATAGAATTCTGTGGAAAGCCGTATTCGATGAAAGTCGTATGTACGGCTTGGAGGGAGATCTTTCCTATCTTTCGAGATCCACCCTACAATAtggggtcaaaaagccaaaaaaataagtGATTTTAGCCCTTATAAAAAGAAAACGGATTCTTGAACCTCTTTCACGCTCATGTCACGTCGAGGTACTGCAGAAAAAAGAACTGCAAAATCCGATCCAATTTTTCGTAATCGATTAGTTAACATGGTGGTTAACCGTATTATGAAagacggaaaaaaatcattggctTATCAAATTCTCTATCGAGCCGTGAAAAAGATTCAACAAAAGACAGAAACAAATCCACTATTGGTTTTACGTCAAGCAATACGTAGAGTAACTCCCAATATAGGAGTAAAAACAAGACGTAATAAAAAAGGATCGACGCGGAAAGTTCCGATTGAAATAGGATCTAAACAAGGAAGAGCACTTGCCATTCGTTGGTTATTAGAAGCATCCCAAAAGCGTCCGGGTCGAAATATGGCTTTCAAATTAAGTTCCGAATTAGTAGATGCTGCCAAAGGGAGTGGGGGTGCCATACGCAAAAAGGAAGCGACTCATAGAATGGCAGAGGCAAATAGAGCTCTTGCACATTTTCGTTAATCCATGAACAGAATCTATGTATGTAGACACATGGATCCGTACATCTCGATCGGAAAAGAATCAATAGAAGGAGAATCGGACGATATCTTTCTCGaaacaaacaaaaaggaaaagaaagagaaaacagaaatcatgatcaactaagccctctcgagggcttgcttaagaataagaaagaagaatcttATGGAAATAGCATGGAATAAGGTTTGATCCTATTCATGGGGATTCCGTAAATATCCCATTTCAAAAATCGAAACAATCGGGACTTTTCGGAGATTGGATGCAGTTACTAATTCATGATCTGGCATGTACAGAATGAAAACTTCATTCTCGATTCTACGAGAATTTTTATGAAAGCGTTTCATTTGCTTCTCTTCAATGGAAGTTTCATTTTCCCAGAATGTATCCTAATTTTTGGCCTAATTCT from Hordeum vulgare subsp. vulgare unplaced genomic scaffold, MorexV3_pseudomolecules_assembly, whole genome shotgun sequence includes:
- the LOC123423642 gene encoding 30S ribosomal protein S7, chloroplastic, producing the protein MSRRGTAEKRTAKSDPIFRNRLVNMVVNRIMKDGKKSLAYQILYRAVKKIQQKTETNPLLVLRQAIRRVTPNIGVKTRRNKKGSTRKVPIEIGSKQGRALAIRWLLEASQKRPGRNMAFKLSSELVDAAKGSGGAIRKKEATHRMAEANRALAHFR